From a single Brassica napus cultivar Da-Ae chromosome C9, Da-Ae, whole genome shotgun sequence genomic region:
- the LOC106416626 gene encoding FHA domain-containing protein PS1, whose amino-acid sequence MKEVEEEEAMENQRAPEKTIPVFTVLKNGAILKNIFVVNNSSPDFSSPEAEEILLVGRHPDCDILLTHPSISRFHLQIRSLPSRQKLFVTDLSSVHGTWVADQKVEPDACVEVKEGDVIRIGGSTRIYRLHWIPLSRAYDSDNPFVPPSTPMEQDEEPEAENLVVARQSGDDGDGHLDVTSEGSGSSVVPSEDDEDTTRAVLLPVAPPSVSSIPRDSVNTEKLQSSEDLQTSSRWELDVEEAAAEMPISSCASSKPQSGSCPEALACYEPEVPAEADEWDVRGDGCLLLDVMPEMIESSVLNREDDPYLAAKETSSLQLQRDSTETEDLQLTDVVQASPKLTVIIMEANTENSSSCSSLRKAQIDGVFEDSDCASFELAAEVETLSLCQEVCGENQMVAFQSLADSGDDGDGHLDVTSEGSGSSVPSEDDEDTTREVLLPVAPPRVSSLPKDSANTEKLQSNEDLQTSSKLELDVEEAAVEMPITSCGSSKPQSDSYPEALACYEPEVPEEADEWDARGNGGLLLDVMPEMIESSVPYGEDDPYLAAKETSSLQLQRDSTETEDLQLTYVVQASPELTVIIMEANTENSSICSSLRKAQSDGVFEDSGCAPFELAAEAKTLSLCQEVCGENECDTKQVMEIYAEPLTEAENQIHIDNGEIDVSPSSSSQSDRLIEILTENGISDDALSQMNSSRSGKSASVPLLEAPGCSAFELAAEVEIMSPRQEVSEEICFVTEKIQEASAEPLTKVDIQSHEEDGVTEVFRQVIEVSSSPQIQPKLIGDARGHLDSEVAIEADSQNLHTKSNRELRISSSEVSIVSDCLFADKTVDIRSLWSSRQLLPESELGDPSEILSEVNLAGDQNKISAISRETEQMFDDGRISCHSEEQRQSGTQRFSLTPNQESKTEMSFGSGRSEESYSLSEIEGKGYTDKEDTKPTQKLPSDYTGSQENQSPQTLAVRYDVLSEMDSSRSSSRRLSTNNIWSRRGKAASVLQVRTNKSEGKQKQIGKPKAQLQRKHALSDKPSYLKLEPEIFTPDKENLTPNSHMLKRLREVGEIKDTKGSSSKAMRKQFFDNQVEQNVMVEQKQDVHCMSSNSKVAHEPVAQKKKAERAPFQHLLDKSSSQSQSYTEASSTAAARNNISWGLRSSSNLSDGKKKMKRTIVLDTSSLLNKESRKPLHLLQGLKGTHMVVPRTVLRELNEMKRGRCLLFSRTAEMASSALDWIQECKVSTKWWIQVQSPSEETKATAPTPPVTSQSNGYSFPFSLDWNSYAPEIDSPTSEDQVLECALIHRNRNRDVQLVLLSNDVTLKIKAMAEGVMCETAHEFYESLKNPYSERFMWPESLPRGRTWSHEDDTVLRERYDNRKLTFNGGRRGEIDATAAKGLKLILLYNSQYGHIH is encoded by the exons ATGAAGGAGGTCGAAGAAGAGGAGGCGATGGAGAACCAACGAGCCCCGGAGAAGACGATCCCCGTCTTCACTGTGTTAAAAAACGGCGCGATTCTCAAAAACATATTCGTCGTCAACAACAGTAGTCCCGATTTCTCTTCGCCGGAGGCAGAGGAGATTCTGCTCGTCGGCCGGCATCCAGACTGCGACATTCTCCTAACGCATCCTAGCATCAGCAGATTCCACTTGCAGATCCGCTCTCTCCCCTCTCGTCAGAAGCTCTTTGTCACGGATCTCTCCTCTG TGCATGGGACATGGGTTGCGGATCAGAAAGTTGAGCCAGATGCTTGTGTTGAGGTGAAGGAAGGTGATGTTATTAGGATTGGGGGTTCGACTAGGATCTATAGGCTGCATTGGATTCCACTGAGCCGTGCGTATGATTCCGATAATCCATTTGTTCCACCATCTACACCGATGGAACAAGATGAAGAGCCTGAAGCAGAAAATCTAGTGGTTGCACGTCAG tcaGGTGATGATGGAGATGGACATTTGGATGTGACATCTGAAGGAAGTGGTTCATCAGTAGTCCCTAGTGAGGATGATGAGGATACAACAAGGGCAGTTTTGTTGCCAGTTGCACCTCCAAGCGTTTCGTCAATACCTAGAGATTCTGTCAATACAGAAAAGCTACAATCCAGTGAAGATTTGCAGACTTCATCAAGGTGGGAGTTGGATGTTGAAGAAGCCGCAGCAGAAATGCCAATTAGCAGCTGCGCCTCAAGTAAGCCGCAGAGTGGTAGCTGCCCGGAGGCCTTAGCTTGTTATGAACCTGAAGTTCCTGCAGAGGCTGATGAATGGGATGTCAGAGGAGACGGTTGTCTGCTTCTGGATGTGATGCCAGAGATGATAGAGTCTTCAGTCCTTAATAGGGAGGATGATCCATATCTAGCTGCAAAGGAGACTTCATCGCTTCAACTCCAACGAGATTCCACTGAGACAGAAGATCTACAGCTCACAGATGTTGTCCAGGCTTCACCAAAATTGACCGTAATTATTATGGAAGCCAACACAGAAAATTCAAGTAGCTGCAGCTCCCTAAGAAAGGCACAGATTGATGGTGTCTTTGAAGACTCAGATTGTGCTTCTTTTGAATTGGCTGCAGAGGTTGAGACTTTGAGCCTTTGTCAAGAAGTCTGTGGAGAAAATCAAATGGTTGCATTTCAG TCACTAGCGGATTCAGGTGATGATGGAGATGGACATTTAGATGTGACGTCTGAAGGAAGTGGTTCATCAGTCCCTAGTGAGGATGATGAGGATACAACAAGGGAAGTTTTGTTGCCAGTTGCACCTCCAAGGGTTTCGTCACTACCTAAAGATTCTGCCAATACAGAAAAGCTACAATCCAATGAAGATTTGCAGACTTCATCAAAGTTAGAGTTGGATGTTGAAGAAGCCGCAGTAGAAATGCCAATTACCAGCTGTGGCTCAAGTAAGCCGCAGAGTGATAGCTACCCGGAGGCCTTAGCTTGTTATGAACCTGAAGTTCCTGAAGAGGCTGATGAATGGGATGCCAGAGGAAACGGTGGTCTGCTTCTGGATGTGATGCCAGAGATGATAGAGTCTTCAGTCCCTTATGGGGAGGATGATCCATATCTAGCTGCAAAGGAGACTTCATCGCTTCAACTCCAACGAGATTCCACTGAGACAGAAGATCTACAGCTCACATATGTTGTCCAGGCTTCACCAGAATTGACCGTAATTATTATGGAAGCCAACACAGAAAATTCAAGTATCTGCAGCTCCCTAAGAAAGGCTCAGTCTGATGGTGTCTTTGAAGACTCAGGTTGTGCTCCTTTTGAATTGGCTGCAGAGGCTAAGACTTTGAGCCTTTGTCAAGAAGTCTGTGGAGAAAATGAGTGTGACACCAAGCAAGTAATGGAAATATATGCTGAACCACTAACTGAGGCTGAAAATCAGATTCACATAGACAATGGAGAAATTGATGTATCTCCCAGTTCCTCTTCTCAATCTGACCGACTGATAGAAATTTTAACTGAAAATGGCATAAGCGATGATGCACTTTCTCAGATGAATAGCTCTAGGAGCGGTAAATCTGCTTCTGTTCCATTACTTGAAGCCCCGGGTTGTTCTGCATTTGAACTGGCTGCAGAGGTTGAGATTATGAGCCCTCGTCAAGAAGTCAGCGAAGAAATATGTTTTGTGACAGAGAAAATACAGGAAGCATCTGCAGAACCACTAACTAAAGTTGACATTCAGAGCCACGAAGAGGATGGAGTTACCGAGGTCTTTAGGCAAGTTATTGAAGTATCCTCCTCTCCTCAAATTCAGCCAAAGTTAATAGGAGATGCCCGAGGCCACTTAGACTCTGAAGTAGCCATAGAGGCCGATAGTCAGAACCTACATACAAAAAGCAACAGAGAACTCAGGATCAGTTCAAGCGAAGTCAGTATAGTATCTGATTGTTTGTTCGCTGACAAGACAGTAGATATCCGAAGTCTATGGTCGAGTAGGCAGCTACTTCCCGAGAGTGAACTTGGGGATCCATCTGAGATCTTGAGTGAAGTGAACCTTGCAGGAGATCAGAACAAAATATCAGCAATAAGCAGAGAGACTGAACAAATGTTTGATGATGGGAGAATCTCGTGCCATTCGGAGGAACAAAGACAGAGTGGTACACAACGTTTCTCGTTGACACCAAATCAGGAATCCAAAACAGAAATGTCATTTGGCTCTGGGAGATCTGAAGAATCTTACAGCCTAAGCGAAATAGAGGGAAAAGGATATACTGATAAGGAGGATACAAAACCGACTCAAAAACTGCCTTCTGATTATACTGGAAGTCAAGAAAACCAGAGTCCCCAAACACTCGCTGTTAGATATGATGTACTGTCTGAGATGGATAGCTCAAGAAGCTCCTCGAGAAGATTGAGCACAAACAATATTTGGTCTAGGAGGGGGAAAGCTGCTTCTGTTCTACAGGTCCGGACCAACAAGAGTGAAGGAAAGCAAAAACAGATTGGGAAACCAAAAGCCCAGTTGCAGAGAAAACATGCTCTAAGTGATAAGCCTAGTTATCTGAAACTAGAACCAGAGATCTTTACTCCTGACAAGGAGAACCTGACCCCAAACTCTCATATGCTAAAACGCTTGCGAGAAGTTGGTGAGATTAAAGATACTAAAGGTTCCTCCTCTAAGGCAATGCGTAAACAATTCTTTGATAATCAAGTGGAACAAAACGTGATGGTCGAACAGAAACAAGATGTTCACTGCATGAGTAGCAACTCAAAGGTAGCGCATGAGCCTGTGGCACAAAAGAAGAAAGCTGAACGAGCACCTTTTCAACATCTGCTTGACAAATCTTCGTCCCAGAGCCAATCATACACCGAGGCTTCTTCTACTGCAGCAGCACGAAACAACATTTCTTGGGGGCTTCGTTCGTCTTCT AACCTTTCTGATggtaagaagaagatgaaacggACCATTGTGTTGGACACTTCTTCCCTCCTCAACAAGGAATCTAGGAAACCATTGCACCTACTCCAAGGTCTCAAGGGGACACATATGGTCGTACCAAGAACAG TGTTAAGGGAACTAAATGAGATGAAGCGCGGTCGCTGTCTTCTGTTTAGTAGAACAGCAGAGATGGCTTCCTCAGCTCTGGACTGGATCCAAGAGTGTAAAGTTAGTACCAAATGGTGGATTCAAGTCCAAAGCCCATCAGAGGAAACTAAAGCAACTGCACCAACACCACCAGTCACTTCTCAGTCAAATGGATATTCATTTCCGTTTTCACTTGACTGGAATAGTTATGCACCGGAGATCGATTCTCCCACATCAGAAGATCAAGTTCTCGAATGTGCACTTATTCACAGAAACCGTAACAGAGATGTACAACTCGTTCTTCTTAGCAACGATGTAACTCTCAAGATCAAAGCCATGGCAGAG GGTGTAATGTGCGAGACGGCACATGAGTTCTACGAGAGTCTGAAGAATCCGTACTCGGAGAGGTTTATGTGGCCAGAGAGTTTGCCGAGAGGAAGGACTTGGAGTCATGAAGACGATACTGTGTTGAGAGAAAGGTACGACAACCGAAAGCTAACGTTCaatggaggaagaagaggagagatTGATGCAACAGCAGCAAAAGGCTTGAAGCTCATACTGCTCTATAATTCTCAGTATGGCCACATTCATTGA